Part of the Pseudomonas sp. P8_241 genome is shown below.
AATGAACTCCAGCAGCGACTCGGAATAGTCGGTGGTGATCTGTTCATTGGTCAGCGCGGAACCCAATTCTTCCGGGTGCGGCGTTTGCGCCAGGCGACCTTCGCCGGTCACGCGCAGGCATTCACGTTCGATGCCGTGAAGGCACTGTTCGAGCAGAGAGAGGTTAGCTCGCTCGCCAAGCAGGGCCAGGCGGCGGTTGAGAAGTTCGCTCAAGTTGGATTCCTTCACGCGTCAGTCGCCCCAATATGGGGGTGGGCAAGACGGTCTACAAGGGTGAAGTTAAAACTGGCGTTTTCGCCTGGTTTTTGCATCGAACAGCCGTGACCCCTGTAGGAGCGAGCATGCTCGCGAAGAAGGCAGGGGCGCCGCTGACATCCTGGCAGCCCTGGTCATCGGTGACCTTCATCGCGAGCATGCTCGCTCCTACAGGTTTCTTAGCGCCGAAATTAACTCAAATCGACAACATCTAGCTACAGGGCAGCGAACGTGCCTTGTGCTTTCGCGACCAGTTTGTCGCCCTGCATCACATCGGCCTCGACCACCAATGTGCGGCGCCCCGGGTGGATCACCCGGGCCGTGCACATCACCTCGCCGTCTGAGATGGCGCGGATGTAGTTGATCTTGCACTCGATGGTCGCGCTCTGCTGGTCAAAGCCGTGGGTGCTGGAACAGGCCAGCCCCATGGCAATGTCCACCAGGCTGAACAAGGCCCCGCCGTGCAGTTTGCCGGCGCGATTGCGCAGCTCCGGTTCCAGCACCAGGGCGACTTGCGCCACCCCGGTTTCCAGGCTGTGCAAGCGACAGCCCAGCAGCTTGAAAAAAGCGCTTTCGGTGTAACCGGCGGGGATGTCCATCAACGTTTCTTCAACTGCTTGGCGTTGGCGAACAGCGAAGCCATGGCATTGTTGCTCGGTGCCGCTGACGCGGTTTCTTTGCGTGGAGCAGTGTTCTGGGATTGGCGTGGTGCCGATCCCGGACGTGCGCCTCGAGCGCCATCGATTTTTTCGCCAGGAGTGTCGCTCATACGCATCGACAGGCCCACGCGTTTACGCGGAATGTCGATTTCCATGACCTTCACCTTCACCACGTCACCGGCCTTCACCGCTTCACGTGGATCCTTGATGAACTTCTCCGAAAGCGCAGAGATGTGTACCAAACCGTCCTGATGTACGCCGATATCGACGAAGGCTCCGAAGTTGGTCACGTTGGTCACCACACCTTCGAGAATCATCCCCAGTTGCAGGTCCTTGAGGTCTTCGACGCCTTCCTGGAACTCGGCAGTCTTGAACTCAGGGCGCGGGTCGCGGCCTGGTTTTTCCAGTTCTTGCAGGATGTCGGTGACCGTTGGCAAACCGAAGGTTTCGTCGGTGTACTTCTTCGGATCCAGACGCTTGAGGAACGAGGCATCGCCGATCAACGAGCGGATATCACGGTCGGTTTCAGCGGCAATGCGCTGCACCAGCGGATAGGCTTCCGGGTGAACTGCCGAGGAATCGAGCGGGTTTTCGCCGTTCATTACGCGCAAGAAACCTGCGGCCTGTTCGAAGGTTTTCTCGCCCAGACGTGCGACTTTCTTCAGCGCCGCGCGGGTTTTGAAGGCGCCGTGCTCGTCGCGGTGGCTGACGATGTTCTGCGCCAGCGTTGCGTTGAGGCCGGAGATCCGAGCCAGCAGCGCTACGGAAGCGGTGTTCACGTCGACGCCGACGGCGTTCACGCAGTCCTCGACCACGGCATCCAGGCCGCGCGCCAGTTTCAGCTGCGACACGTCGTGCTGGTACTGGCCGACACCGATGGATTTCGGATCGATTTTTACCAGTTCTGCCAATGGATCTTGCAGGCGACGGGCAATCGACACGGCGCCACGGATCGACACGTCCAGGTCCGGGAATTCCTTGGACGCCAGTTCCGAGGCCGAGTAAACCGATGCGCCAGCCTCGGACACCATGACCTTGGTCATCTTCATGGCTGGGTATTTTTTGATCAGCTCGGCCGCGAGCTTGTCGGTCTCACGGCTGGCGGTACCATTGCCGATGGCGATCAGGTCTACCGAGTGCTTGGCGCACAGGGCGGCGAGAATCGCGAGAGTCTGGTCCCACTTGTTGTGCGGCACGTGCGGGTAAACCGTGGCGTGATCCAGCAGCTTGCCGGTGGAATCGACCACTGCCACCTTGCAGCCAGTGCGCAGACCAGGGTCGAGACCCAACGTGGCACGCGGGCCGGCCGGGGCCGACAGCAGCAGGTCGTGCAGGTTGTGGGCGAACACGTTGATCGCTTCGGTTTCCGCGCCGTCGCGCAGTTCGCCCAGCAGGTCGGTTTCCAGATGGGTGTAGAGCTTGACCTTCCAGGTCCAGCGCACCACTTCGCCCAGCCATTTGTCGGCGGCGCGGTTCTGGTTCTGGATGCCGAATTGCTGGCCGATCATGCCTTCGCACGGATGCATGCTGCCCGGCAGCTCATCGCCGACTTTCAGTGCGGAGCTGAGGATGCCCTCGTTGCGGCCCCGGAAAATCGCCAGGGCGCGGTGCGATGGCATGCTTTTGAGTGGTTCGTCGTGTTCGAAGTAGTCGCGGAACTTGGCGCCTTCCTCTTCCTTGCCGGCAATCACGCGAGCGCTGAGGGTGGCTTCCTGCTTGAGGTAGCTGCGCAGCTTTTCCAGCAGGCTGGCGTTTTCGGCAAAGCGTTCCATCAGGATGTATTTGGCGCCTTCGAGGGCTGCCTTCACATCGGCTACGCCTTTGTCAGCGTCGATGAAGCGTGTGGCTTCGGTTTCCGGACTCAGGGTCGGGTCGTTGAACAGGCCGTCAGCCAAGTCGCCAAGGCCGGCTTCCAGAGCGATCTGGCCCTTGGTGCGGCGCTTTTGCTTGTAAGGCAGGTATAAGTCTTCGAGGCGGGTCTTGGTGTCGGCGAGCTTGATGTCGCGTTCGAGTTGCGGGGTCAGCTTGCCTTGCTCTTCGATGCTGGCAAGGATGCTGATGCGCCGTTCGTCGAGTTCTCGCAGGTAGCGCAGGCGCTCTTCCAGATGACGCAATTGCGTATCGTCGAGGCTGCCGGTCACTTCTTTCCGGTAACGGGCGATGAAGGGGACGGTAGAGCCTTCATCGAGTAGCGCGACGGCCGCTTCGACCTGTTGTGGGCGTACACCGAGTTCCTCGGCAATGCGGCTGTTGATGCTGTCCATAAAACCACCTGAAAAATTGTGAAAGCAGGCTCGCAGGCGCACAGATAGGGCCTCGGCGAGTCTGGTTGAGCGGCCTGGCCTGCGCCGCTACCTGGATCAAAAGGTATCCCGTTGACCCGTGAAATCGAATAATTACTGCCGGCACCGTGAAAATAAAAAGCGGCTACCTGGCGTAACGATCAGACGTTGCCTGACACAAAAGGCCGCGCATTATAACCAGCGTTAAGGCATTCGGGGCCATCGTGGTGTGCAGGTGCAAAGGCCGGTTTTCTGGCGCTCGAGGAAAAATCTGCTAACAATGCACACGGTGCGCACAACGGCAGCTACGCCATAATGCGCGCCGAGATCAAAGGAGCATCCAATGAGCAGCACTGCAAACATTGCTGAAGGCGAAAAAATTCTTATTGTTGACGACGATCCGGGCCTCAGCAGCCTGCTGGAACGTTTTTTCGTCAGCAAGGGCTATCGCGCCCGCGCCGTACCGAACACCGAGCAAATGGACCGCCTGCTGGCACGCGAAGTGTTCAACCTGGTCGTCCTCGACCTGATGCTGCCCGGCGAAGACGGCCTGACCGCCTGCCGCCGTCTGCGCGGCGCAAACAATCAGATTCCGATCATCATGCTGACTGCCAAGGGCGATGAGCTGAGCCGCATCAAGGGCCTCGAACTGGGCGCCGACGACTACCTGGCCAAGCCGTTCAACCCCGATGAATTGATGGCGCGCGTAAAAGCCGTCCTGCGTCGACAGTCGGCTCCGGTGCCAGGCGCGCCGGGCAGCGAAGACGAAAGCGTGACCTTTGGTGACTATGAACTGTCCCTGGCCACCCGCGAACTCAAGCGCGGTGAAGAAGTACACATGCTTACCACTGGCGAGTTTGCGGTACTCAAGGCACTGGTGATGAACGCCCGTCAGCCACTGACCCGCGACAAGCTGATGAACCTGGCCCGTGGCCGCGAATGGGATGCCCTGGAGCGCTCCATCGACGTACAGATTTCCCGTCTGCGCCGGATGATCGAGCCCGATCCTTCCAAGCCTCGCTACATTCAGACTGTCTGGGGTGTGGGCTACGTGTTCGTTCCGGATGGCGCCGCCACCAAATGATTGGCAATTTGTTGTAGGAGCGAGTCGTGCGGGACGGGGCGTTGGCCTTGCCCGCAGACTCGCGATCCGCAATGTGCGAGCATCGCTCTCTCCTGCAAGTGCGTAACGGTTCCCCATGAAGACCCCGGTTTGGTTTCCACAAAGTTTCTTCTCTCGCACCCTCTGGCTGGTGCTGATCGTCGTGCTTTTCTCCAAGGCTCTGACGCTGGTTTATCTGCTGATGAACGAAGACGTGCTGGTTGACCGTCAATACAGCCACGGCGTCGCTCTGGTGCTGCGCGCCTACTGGGCGGCCGATGAAGAGAGTCGCGCCAAGATTGCTGATAGCGCGCCCTTGATTCGGGTAGTGGGTGCCGGCGTCCCGGAAGGCGAGCAACATTGGCCG
Proteins encoded:
- a CDS encoding PaaI family thioesterase; the encoded protein is MDIPAGYTESAFFKLLGCRLHSLETGVAQVALVLEPELRNRAGKLHGGALFSLVDIAMGLACSSTHGFDQQSATIECKINYIRAISDGEVMCTARVIHPGRRTLVVEADVMQGDKLVAKAQGTFAAL
- a CDS encoding Tex family protein — translated: MDSINSRIAEELGVRPQQVEAAVALLDEGSTVPFIARYRKEVTGSLDDTQLRHLEERLRYLRELDERRISILASIEEQGKLTPQLERDIKLADTKTRLEDLYLPYKQKRRTKGQIALEAGLGDLADGLFNDPTLSPETEATRFIDADKGVADVKAALEGAKYILMERFAENASLLEKLRSYLKQEATLSARVIAGKEEEGAKFRDYFEHDEPLKSMPSHRALAIFRGRNEGILSSALKVGDELPGSMHPCEGMIGQQFGIQNQNRAADKWLGEVVRWTWKVKLYTHLETDLLGELRDGAETEAINVFAHNLHDLLLSAPAGPRATLGLDPGLRTGCKVAVVDSTGKLLDHATVYPHVPHNKWDQTLAILAALCAKHSVDLIAIGNGTASRETDKLAAELIKKYPAMKMTKVMVSEAGASVYSASELASKEFPDLDVSIRGAVSIARRLQDPLAELVKIDPKSIGVGQYQHDVSQLKLARGLDAVVEDCVNAVGVDVNTASVALLARISGLNATLAQNIVSHRDEHGAFKTRAALKKVARLGEKTFEQAAGFLRVMNGENPLDSSAVHPEAYPLVQRIAAETDRDIRSLIGDASFLKRLDPKKYTDETFGLPTVTDILQELEKPGRDPRPEFKTAEFQEGVEDLKDLQLGMILEGVVTNVTNFGAFVDIGVHQDGLVHISALSEKFIKDPREAVKAGDVVKVKVMEIDIPRKRVGLSMRMSDTPGEKIDGARGARPGSAPRQSQNTAPRKETASAAPSNNAMASLFANAKQLKKR
- the ompR gene encoding two-component system response regulator OmpR; translated protein: MSSTANIAEGEKILIVDDDPGLSSLLERFFVSKGYRARAVPNTEQMDRLLAREVFNLVVLDLMLPGEDGLTACRRLRGANNQIPIIMLTAKGDELSRIKGLELGADDYLAKPFNPDELMARVKAVLRRQSAPVPGAPGSEDESVTFGDYELSLATRELKRGEEVHMLTTGEFAVLKALVMNARQPLTRDKLMNLARGREWDALERSIDVQISRLRRMIEPDPSKPRYIQTVWGVGYVFVPDGAATK